In Mastacembelus armatus chromosome 5, fMasArm1.2, whole genome shotgun sequence, a single genomic region encodes these proteins:
- the dynlrb1 gene encoding dynein light chain roadblock-type 1, which translates to MAEVEETLKRIQSQKGVQGIIIVNSEGIPVKTTLDNSTTVQYAALIHQLVMKARSTVRDIDPQNDLTFLRVRSKKNEIMIAPDKDYFLIVIQNPSD; encoded by the exons ATG GCTGAAGTAGAAGAAACTCTGAAGAGGATCCAGAGCCAGAAGGGGGTGCAGGGAATCATCATCGTCAATTCTGAAG GAATCCCCGTCAAGACGACTCTGGACAACTCCACCACTGTGCAGTACGCAGCTCTGATCCACCAACTGGTGATGAAGGCCAGAAGCACCGTACGAGACATCGACCCCCAGAATGACCTCACCTTCCTCCGGGTCCGATCCAAGAAGAATGAGATCATGATCGCTCCAG ATAAGGACTATTTCTTGATCGTCATTCAGAACCCCTCAGACTGA
- the LOC113129775 gene encoding protein SSUH2 homolog isoform X1, which translates to MDEKDTDLGAFDPNIPEEGPSAPPPGWLDDIHGYQGHKGDDDNPLYPPPPAYTPQPELNRNTLVPNVRVPQVSEDVARDALLKFVESKWRYSSKPARNLTFKELKPITVYRYRLETYTETRTSAWQFEPYSGQVVDGPQCGMSPPPWDVPVSQPPIYTEMVEKVRVPHSSIVKVCHKCHGCGRTRCVACHGRGQKRCTFCHGHGRSRNKQCTSCHGRGRKRCLSCQACGYKICSVCHGNQNLLHFIQLTVTWKNNIADFIPDRQPDFPDKKFEKVRGDPFFSDENLLVYPIQGFPDQEICDVSSKMINEHLNRFSSTSRILQQRQTIELVPLTHVFYSYGGKDYSFFVYGLENKVFTTKYPSACVIL; encoded by the exons ATGGACGAAAAGGACACGGATCTCG GTGCATTTGATCCAAACATACCAGAGGAGGGACCTTCAGCGCCCCCTCCTGGCTGGCTGGATGACATCCATGGATACCAGGGCCACAAAGGAG ATGATGATAACCCGTTGTACCCTCCTCCCCCTGCCTACACCCCCCAGCCAGAACTCAACAGGAACACTCTTGTGCCCAATGTCAG AGTCCCCCAAGTGTCGGAGGATGTGGCCAGAGACGCCCTGCTCAAGTTTGTGGAGTCTAAATGGCGGTACAGCTCCAAACCTGCCAGAAACCTCACCTTCAAAGAGCTCAAACCCATCACTGTGTACAGG TATCGGCTGGAGACCTACACTGAGACCAGAACCAGCGCCTGGCAGTTTGAACCCTACAGTG GACAGGTGGTCGACGGTCCTCAGTGTGGGATGAGTCCTCCACCGTGGGACGTCCCAGTGTCGCAGCCTCCGATTTACACCGAGATGGTAGAGAAGGTCCGTGTGCCACACTCATCTATTGTAAAG gtgTGTCACAAGTGCCACGGCTGTGGACGAACTCGGTGTGTTGCCTGCCATGGAAGAGGGCAG AAGCGTTGTACGTTCTGCCACGGTCACGGTCGCTCCAGGAACAAGCAATGCACCTCATGTCACGGCCGAGGTCGCAAGAG GTGCCTCTCCTGTCAAGCCTGCGGCTACAAGATCTGCTCCGTTTGCCATGGCAACCAGAACCTGCTGCATTTTATCCAGCTCACGGTCACCTG GAAGAACAACATCGCTGATTTCATTCCTGACCGCCAGCCTGACTTCCCTGACAAGAAGTTTGAGAAGGTGAGAGGAGATCCTTTCTTCAGCGACGAGAACCTTCTG GTGTACCCCATCCAGGGTTTTCCTGATCAGGAGATCTGTGATGTTTCTTCAAAGATGATTAACGAACACCTAAATCGCTTCAGTTCCACCAGCCGCATCCTGCAGCAG CGTCAGACCATTGAGCTGGTTCCCCTGACTCACGTCTTCTACTCCTACGGTGGAAAAGACTACAGCTTCTTTGTCTACGGCCTGGAGAACAAAGTTTTCACCACCAAATATCCGTCTGCATGTGTTATTTTATAA
- the LOC113129775 gene encoding protein SSUH2 homolog isoform X2 has protein sequence MDEKDTDLGAFDPNIPEEGPSAPPPGWLDDIHGYQGHKGDDDNPLYPPPPAYTPQPELNRNTLVPNVRVPQVSEDVARDALLKFVESKWRYSSKPARNLTFKELKPITVYRYRLETYTETRTSAWQFEPYSGQVVDGPQCGMSPPPWDVPVSQPPIYTEMVEKVRVPHSSIVKVCHKCHGCGRTRCVACHGRGQVPLLSSLRLQDLLRLPWQPEPAAFYPAHGHLVCHHYTHSTSLLLHLSLSSAGVFCRKNNIADFIPDRQPDFPDKKFEKVRGDPFFSDENLLVYPIQGFPDQEICDVSSKMINEHLNRFSSTSRILQQRQTIELVPLTHVFYSYGGKDYSFFVYGLENKVFTTKYPSACVIL, from the exons ATGGACGAAAAGGACACGGATCTCG GTGCATTTGATCCAAACATACCAGAGGAGGGACCTTCAGCGCCCCCTCCTGGCTGGCTGGATGACATCCATGGATACCAGGGCCACAAAGGAG ATGATGATAACCCGTTGTACCCTCCTCCCCCTGCCTACACCCCCCAGCCAGAACTCAACAGGAACACTCTTGTGCCCAATGTCAG AGTCCCCCAAGTGTCGGAGGATGTGGCCAGAGACGCCCTGCTCAAGTTTGTGGAGTCTAAATGGCGGTACAGCTCCAAACCTGCCAGAAACCTCACCTTCAAAGAGCTCAAACCCATCACTGTGTACAGG TATCGGCTGGAGACCTACACTGAGACCAGAACCAGCGCCTGGCAGTTTGAACCCTACAGTG GACAGGTGGTCGACGGTCCTCAGTGTGGGATGAGTCCTCCACCGTGGGACGTCCCAGTGTCGCAGCCTCCGATTTACACCGAGATGGTAGAGAAGGTCCGTGTGCCACACTCATCTATTGTAAAG gtgTGTCACAAGTGCCACGGCTGTGGACGAACTCGGTGTGTTGCCTGCCATGGAAGAGGGCAG GTGCCTCTCCTGTCAAGCCTGCGGCTACAAGATCTGCTCCGTTTGCCATGGCAACCAGAACCTGCTGCATTTTATCCAGCTCACGGTCACCTGGTATGTCACCACTACACACACTCAACATCTCTTCTTCTGCACTTGTCTTtgtcatctgctggtgtttTTTGTAGGAAGAACAACATCGCTGATTTCATTCCTGACCGCCAGCCTGACTTCCCTGACAAGAAGTTTGAGAAGGTGAGAGGAGATCCTTTCTTCAGCGACGAGAACCTTCTG GTGTACCCCATCCAGGGTTTTCCTGATCAGGAGATCTGTGATGTTTCTTCAAAGATGATTAACGAACACCTAAATCGCTTCAGTTCCACCAGCCGCATCCTGCAGCAG CGTCAGACCATTGAGCTGGTTCCCCTGACTCACGTCTTCTACTCCTACGGTGGAAAAGACTACAGCTTCTTTGTCTACGGCCTGGAGAACAAAGTTTTCACCACCAAATATCCGTCTGCATGTGTTATTTTATAA